The Methanobrevibacter olleyae genomic interval ATAAAAATAATATTTTTAATTATTAAAAAGGAGTATTAGAATGGATAAAAAAGATATTGAGGATTATTTACGTCAAATATGGGTTAGAGAGTATGAGAAAGAGGAAAAATTATTAGTAAATGATTTTAACTCTGAAGATATTGATATTTTATCTAAAAAAGAATATATTGATATAAATGATGATTTGATTAGTTTAACTGAAACCGGAGAGGCTTTAGGAAGATCTTTAGTTAGGAAACATAGGATTGCTGAAAAGGTCGTTGCTGATTTATTTTTAGCTGATATGAATGAAATGGAAGAATTAGCTGACCAAATTGAGCATGTAATGAGTGAAGAAGTTGAAGATAATATTTGCAGAATCCTGGGAAATCCAGAAAATTGCCCTCATAATAAACCTATTCCAGAAGGGAATCGTTCTAAAGACTTAGATAGTGAACATTCTATACCTTTAATAAATTGTCATAGTGGCAATTCAGGTGAAGTATCTCATATCAAAACAGAAGATGCTCGTAAATTAAGAAAGATTATGAATTTAGGGCTTATTCCAGGTTCTAAGATTTGTTTAATTCAAAAATTCCCAAATTATGTTTTTAAGTTAGGTAATACTCAATTAGCTGTAGATAAAGAATTAGCTAGTGAAATTTTTATTAAAGTAAATGAATAATTTTAATAGTAATGTATTAATAAATTTATAATTAACTATATTTTAAATTATATTTTAAAGTATATTTTAAAAGTATATTTTAAAGGTATATTTTAAATTATATTTTTAATTATATTTTAAAGTATATTTTAAAGGTATATTTTAAAAATATATTTTAAAAACAGTATTAATAGGTGATTATATGTTGGAAATAATTCCTGTTATGGATTTAATGAATTCTGTAGCTGTTTTTGGGAAATCTGGTGATAGAGAAAATTATGCTCCACTTCAATCTATTTATGCAAATTCTCCAGATCCTTTAGAAATAGCAGCCTCATTAAAAAGAGCTAATGCAAAGGAAATATATATAGCTGATTTAGATTTAATTGAAAGAAATGGAAATCATAATATTTATAAAATTAAGGAAATTAATACTATTTTACCTGTGATTTTAGATGTTGGTGTAGATAATTTAGAAACCTTTGAATTTTTATTGGATTTTGCATATAAAATCATTGTAGCTACTGAAACACTTGATTCAATTGAAGAACTAGAAAAGATTTTTGATAAATATCCAAAAGAAAGAATTATCATTAGTGTAGATGTTAAAAACAATGAGTTATATACAAAAAATATGGATTTAAACTTAGAAGATTTTAAAGAAGTTTTAAGGAAAATAGATCCGAATGAAATTATTTTACTTGATATTTCATCTGTAGGAACTGAAGGTGGTTACAATAAAGAACTACTTGAAAGTTTTGAAGAATTTAGGGATAAAATAATTTTAGGTGGTGGTATTACTAAAGATGAGATTGAAGTATTATCTAATTTAGGTATTAAGAAAGCTTTAGTAGGGACTGCTTTACATAAAGGTGAAATAAAGATACACAATTTCTAATTTTTTTATTTCTTATATTTTTATTAGTTTTTTTAAGTATTTTAATTATTTTCTTATTCTTTTTCTAATATTTTCTTATATTTTATCTAATTTTTCTTCTAATTCAAATTTTTTATTATTAGCAACATTAATTCCATCATCAGAATAATCATCACTTTTTTCTAATAAATCTTCTTTAATTTTAAAAAGAATAGCAATAGCTTCCCCAATATCCACACCATTAAATTATTTTCAAATTATTAACATGATAATTAAATAATATTAAATATTCAATATTATATAATATATTTAATAGTATATTAAAGAATTTTCTATTAATCAGTAATATTATTCGAATTATAATTTAAAATTATAGGAATGTTTATTTATTATTAGTTATATATTAATTATTACCTTACAATGGAGGTAAAAAAAATGGACAAAAGGAAAATTATTGCTTTAATAGTTTTATCTATTGCAGTTATTGGTTTTTCAATGGGTGCAATTTCTGCTAAAACAGTTACAGTGAAAATGGAAAAGGCAAAACATGTTGGACATGGCGATTATGTTGGAACTTTCTATCAAAAAAATGATGCTAAATACCCAAAAGGAACCTATGTATATGCACTATATTACAGCAAAAATAGAGCAGATTATGGGCCACATACATATAGATTAACAAAGGCTAAAATTTATTTTAAAAATAAAAAAGGTAAAGTAATTACAAAAACCCTTTATTCAAAAAAGACATACCAATATAGATTACTTTATAAAAAGAAAATTAAAGGCTATACACCATATAAATCAAAGATTACTTATCGTAAAATGACTAAGGCTGAGAAAAAGAAAAATAAAAAGTATATTGAAAAGTATAGCTAATCAATTATCTTCATTTTTCTTTAATTTTCTTTAGTTATTTTTAATTTTCTTTATTTTTCTTTAATTTTCTTTATTTTTCTTTAATTTTTTTAATTTTTTTTTACACTTTGTTGAAATCTTATTATATTCAATATTAAAAAGCATATATTAAAAATGGCTCTGTTGAAATCCTTATATTTTAATTAATTGA includes:
- a CDS encoding metal-dependent transcriptional regulator: MDKKDIEDYLRQIWVREYEKEEKLLVNDFNSEDIDILSKKEYIDINDDLISLTETGEALGRSLVRKHRIAEKVVADLFLADMNEMEELADQIEHVMSEEVEDNICRILGNPENCPHNKPIPEGNRSKDLDSEHSIPLINCHSGNSGEVSHIKTEDARKLRKIMNLGLIPGSKICLIQKFPNYVFKLGNTQLAVDKELASEIFIKVNE
- a CDS encoding HisA/HisF family protein — its product is MLEIIPVMDLMNSVAVFGKSGDRENYAPLQSIYANSPDPLEIAASLKRANAKEIYIADLDLIERNGNHNIYKIKEINTILPVILDVGVDNLETFEFLLDFAYKIIVATETLDSIEELEKIFDKYPKERIIISVDVKNNELYTKNMDLNLEDFKEVLRKIDPNEIILLDISSVGTEGGYNKELLESFEEFRDKIILGGGITKDEIEVLSNLGIKKALVGTALHKGEIKIHNF